Proteins co-encoded in one Streptomyces sp. NBC_00557 genomic window:
- a CDS encoding M1 family metallopeptidase encodes MSTVRLTAVATALTSFFALAAVSPPAPGASGVGDPYFPNLGNGGFDALHYDLDLGYTPSSGRLDGRTTLTARATQNLSSFDLDLQQLKVEGVTVNGSPAPWVRDGDELRVTPRSPLPKGRRFTVSVAYGGAPHPLSGPIVGSDYGWMKTPDGVFVAGEPNAASTWFPSSDHPSDKATYDIRIRAPKGLTAVSNGRLVSTYDKGGSTYTRWRESRPMATYLATATIGKFDVRTGRTPGGIPVYVAIDPVLKNSNGVDVYAVTAAATDYWSKVFGPYPFEETGAIVDDMPEAGFSLEVQTKPLYSAVRNETTIVHELAHQWFGDSVSVARWKDIWLNEGFATYAQWLWAEHQGTRSAHDSFLAAYNAQPADSPFWRTKVADPRRDTMFTPPVYQRGAMTLQMLRERIGDTAFFTLLPAWVKLHRYGNADTADFVRLAEHVSGQRLDGLFHTWLFTEGKPAL; translated from the coding sequence CTGTCCACCGTACGCCTGACGGCCGTCGCCACCGCTCTGACGTCCTTCTTCGCCCTCGCCGCCGTATCGCCGCCCGCCCCTGGCGCATCCGGCGTCGGCGACCCCTACTTCCCGAACCTCGGCAACGGCGGCTTCGACGCCCTGCACTACGACCTCGACCTCGGGTACACCCCCTCGTCCGGCCGCCTCGACGGGCGTACGACCCTCACCGCCCGCGCGACGCAGAACCTCTCCTCCTTCGACCTGGACCTGCAGCAACTGAAGGTCGAAGGGGTCACGGTCAACGGCAGCCCCGCGCCCTGGGTGCGTGACGGCGACGAACTGCGCGTCACGCCGCGCAGCCCGCTGCCGAAGGGCCGGCGCTTCACCGTCTCCGTCGCCTACGGCGGCGCCCCGCACCCCCTGTCCGGCCCGATCGTCGGCTCCGACTACGGCTGGATGAAGACCCCCGACGGCGTCTTCGTCGCCGGTGAACCCAACGCGGCCTCCACCTGGTTCCCGTCCAGCGACCACCCCTCCGACAAGGCCACCTACGACATCCGGATCAGGGCGCCGAAGGGATTGACCGCCGTCTCCAACGGCCGGCTGGTCTCGACGTACGACAAGGGCGGCTCGACGTACACCCGCTGGCGCGAGTCGCGGCCGATGGCGACCTACCTCGCCACCGCCACCATCGGGAAGTTCGACGTGCGCACCGGCCGCACCCCGGGCGGCATCCCGGTCTACGTCGCCATCGACCCGGTGCTGAAGAACAGCAACGGCGTGGACGTGTACGCCGTCACCGCCGCCGCCACCGACTACTGGTCGAAGGTCTTCGGGCCGTACCCCTTCGAGGAGACCGGCGCGATCGTGGACGACATGCCCGAGGCCGGGTTCTCGCTGGAGGTGCAGACCAAGCCGCTCTATTCGGCGGTGCGCAACGAGACGACCATCGTGCACGAACTGGCCCACCAGTGGTTCGGCGACTCGGTGAGCGTGGCGCGGTGGAAGGACATCTGGCTCAACGAGGGCTTCGCCACCTACGCCCAGTGGCTGTGGGCCGAGCACCAGGGCACCCGCTCCGCCCACGACTCCTTCCTCGCGGCGTACAACGCCCAGCCCGCCGACTCGCCGTTCTGGCGGACGAAGGTCGCCGACCCCCGGCGCGACACCATGTTCACGCCCCCGGTCTACCAGCGCGGCGCGATGACACTCCAGATGCTCCGCGAACGCATCGGCGACACAGCGTTCTTCACCCTGCTGCCCGCCTGGGTGAAGCTCCACCGGTACGGCAACGCGGACACCGCCGACTTCGTCCGCCTCGCCGAACACGTCAGCGGGCAGCGGCTGGACGGTCTCTTCCACACCTGGCTGTTCACCGAAGGGAAACCGGCTCTTTGA
- a CDS encoding 4'-phosphopantetheinyl transferase family protein, whose translation MSVQPAAQRRQTRRRPEGAGAVVRVWVVREDAGVTAADAQAWLSPQERSRAEGLAAKEDRWTFSVSRALQRTLGARYLGVPGDQVEISRACAHCPHGGHGKPHFPAAPGLDYSVSHTQGVIVLAASTGTRVGVDAESGSRAIDPAGLMRLLASEPERRALSFAPEPDERALLRLWARKEAVVKLTGHGLPRVPFTALSVDGPVARLDAPPAGWPHGALHLTDLPLTRGPVAALATHRQRPKVTVTELTRVADLTL comes from the coding sequence TTGAGCGTCCAGCCCGCGGCGCAGCGGCGACAGACGCGCCGACGGCCCGAGGGCGCGGGCGCGGTCGTACGCGTATGGGTGGTGAGGGAAGACGCCGGCGTCACCGCTGCGGACGCCCAGGCGTGGCTCTCGCCGCAGGAGCGGTCACGGGCGGAGGGACTGGCGGCAAAAGAGGACCGGTGGACGTTCTCCGTCTCCCGTGCCCTGCAGCGCACGCTCGGCGCCCGGTACCTCGGTGTGCCCGGCGACCAGGTGGAGATCAGCCGAGCGTGCGCCCACTGCCCGCACGGCGGCCATGGAAAGCCGCACTTCCCGGCGGCACCCGGACTCGACTACTCCGTCTCCCACACCCAGGGCGTGATCGTGCTGGCCGCGTCGACCGGCACCCGCGTCGGCGTGGACGCGGAATCGGGCAGCCGGGCCATTGACCCCGCCGGGCTGATGCGGCTGCTGGCCTCCGAGCCGGAACGCCGCGCGCTGTCCTTCGCGCCGGAGCCGGACGAACGGGCGCTGCTCAGGCTCTGGGCGCGCAAGGAGGCGGTGGTCAAGCTCACCGGTCACGGTCTGCCGCGGGTGCCCTTCACCGCGCTGTCGGTGGACGGCCCCGTGGCCCGGCTCGACGCTCCCCCGGCCGGCTGGCCCCACGGCGCACTCCACCTCACCGACCTGCCGCTGACCCGCGGTCCCGTCGCCGCCCTGGCAACACACCGGCAGCGGCCGAAGGTGACCGTCACCGAGCTGACACGGGTGGCCGACCTGACCCTGTGA
- a CDS encoding cytochrome P450: MHDERLLDTGVDELIRFDGPAQGTSRVATRRTTIRGTVIEPGQTVLTLMAAANRDPEQFPRPDELVLDRSPNPHLGFGWGPHACLGTIFGQLAVKQLVIGLLDAGTPLRLAGTPERLRDEFAHRPGRRCPMSYDH, from the coding sequence TTGCACGACGAGCGCCTGCTCGACACCGGTGTGGACGAACTGATCCGCTTCGACGGACCAGCGCAGGGCACCAGCCGCGTGGCGACCAGGCGGACCACGATCCGGGGCACGGTCATCGAGCCCGGCCAGACGGTGCTGACCCTCATGGCGGCCGCCAACCGGGACCCGGAGCAGTTTCCGCGCCCGGACGAACTGGTTCTGGACCGGTCTCCCAACCCGCATCTGGGCTTCGGCTGGGGGCCGCACGCCTGCCTGGGAACGATATTCGGCCAGCTGGCGGTGAAGCAGTTGGTGATCGGGCTCCTCGACGCCGGTACGCCGCTGAGGCTGGCCGGCACCCCCGAGCGCCTCCGTGATGAATTCGCCCACCGACCCGGGAGGAGGTGCCCCATGAGCTACGACCACTGA
- a CDS encoding MFS transporter, which yields MLTANTIPLIVFTLAGGVVGDRFSRRLVLLLSNLGAGLTQAVVAFILISGNYHLGALVLLEALNGTLAAFTNPALRGIVPDIVPKPQIQRANSVLGSAKNAAKVLGPTAAATLVATTNGGWAISVDAATYFVAAVCMFRLKMTGKTPPRKASTFVALREGWTEFRSRTWVWTIVASFGVANYIQVGIWTVLGPLIAKERIGETSWGMVLSVRAIGILFIAVVMYRITLRRLLPVAQLCASLVGLPLIALGLVANAYWLAAAAFLAGLSFGLYSIAWETTLQENIPQNMLSRISSYDNLGSFIGVPAGQLSAAPMASAFGAPRVALIGGFLWIALTLCPLAVPSVRQLRHTT from the coding sequence GTGCTCACCGCCAACACCATTCCTCTCATCGTTTTCACGCTGGCGGGCGGGGTAGTCGGCGACCGGTTCTCGCGGCGACTTGTACTTCTGCTGTCGAATCTCGGTGCCGGTCTGACACAGGCTGTTGTCGCTTTCATCTTGATCTCCGGAAACTACCATCTCGGTGCTCTGGTTCTGCTGGAAGCCCTCAACGGAACTCTGGCGGCCTTCACGAACCCGGCGCTGCGTGGCATCGTCCCGGACATCGTGCCCAAGCCGCAGATCCAGCGCGCGAATTCAGTGCTGGGATCGGCCAAGAACGCGGCGAAGGTACTGGGCCCCACCGCTGCGGCCACCCTTGTGGCGACCACGAACGGCGGCTGGGCGATCTCCGTCGACGCCGCCACGTACTTCGTCGCCGCGGTCTGCATGTTCCGGCTCAAGATGACCGGCAAGACGCCGCCCCGGAAGGCCAGCACCTTCGTCGCACTCCGCGAGGGCTGGACGGAGTTCCGGTCCCGCACCTGGGTCTGGACGATCGTCGCCTCGTTCGGCGTCGCCAACTACATTCAGGTGGGCATCTGGACGGTCCTGGGACCGCTGATCGCGAAAGAGCGGATCGGCGAGACCTCCTGGGGCATGGTGCTCAGCGTCAGGGCGATCGGCATCCTGTTCATCGCGGTGGTGATGTACCGCATCACCCTGAGGCGGCTCCTGCCCGTGGCGCAGCTGTGCGCGAGTCTGGTGGGTCTCCCGCTGATCGCCCTGGGACTCGTCGCGAACGCGTACTGGCTGGCGGCCGCCGCGTTCCTGGCCGGGCTGAGTTTCGGTCTCTACAGCATTGCCTGGGAGACCACGCTGCAGGAGAACATTCCCCAGAACATGCTGTCCCGGATCTCGTCGTACGACAATCTGGGGTCCTTCATCGGCGTTCCGGCAGGTCAGCTGTCGGCCGCCCCCATGGCGAGTGCTTTCGGGGCGCCCCGCGTCGCACTCATCGGCGGATTCCTGTGGATCGCCCTCACGCTCTGCCCGCTCGCCGTTCCTTCCGTGCGACAACTTCGGCACACGACTTGA
- a CDS encoding pyroglutamyl-peptidase I family protein — MTNSLSSPSEATVSRVLLTGVEPFGRNSVNSAWEACRLVAESPPENMQLEAALLPCAFGDSISELRKQILRVEPELVISTGQGGSRPDITIERVAINLNDAEGADNNGHQPIDEPTVADGPAAYRWPRGRTSRSSTWPSCSVRPTSWTTAIRPPRRM; from the coding sequence GTGACGAATTCGCTGTCCTCACCCTCGGAGGCCACCGTTTCACGCGTCCTGCTGACCGGCGTCGAACCCTTCGGCCGAAACTCTGTGAACTCCGCCTGGGAGGCATGCCGGCTCGTAGCCGAATCCCCGCCGGAGAACATGCAGTTGGAGGCGGCCCTGCTGCCGTGCGCATTCGGGGACTCCATATCCGAACTCCGTAAGCAGATCCTGCGGGTGGAGCCGGAGCTGGTCATCTCCACGGGCCAGGGAGGCAGCCGCCCCGACATCACCATCGAGCGTGTCGCTATCAACCTCAACGATGCCGAGGGGGCGGACAACAACGGCCATCAGCCCATCGACGAACCCACCGTCGCCGACGGGCCCGCGGCATACCGATGGCCGCGCGGCCGAACGTCGAGGTCGTCGACCTGGCCGAGCTGCTCGGTCCGGCCGACTTCGTGGACTACTGCCATCCGACCGCCGAGGCGCATGTGA
- a CDS encoding dihydrofolate reductase family protein, which yields MDQLLRVMNFNVSSDGIGAGKDQSLDRPFGLDHPERLFAWAGATASWPMRTDPGGSRGLDDYFTRDFARDIGAEIMGRNKFGPQRGPWPDDEWRGWWGEEPPFRTPVFVMTHHTRPSFTLSDTTFHFVDGDPATVLERAREAAQGKDVRLGGGVTTIRQFLDAGLVDTMHVAVSPVKLGSGLRLWESPDELLDRFHLETVPSSSGVTHHLFWRR from the coding sequence GTGGATCAACTGCTGAGAGTCATGAACTTCAACGTCTCCAGTGACGGAATCGGTGCCGGAAAGGATCAGAGCCTGGACAGGCCGTTCGGCCTCGACCATCCCGAGAGGCTGTTCGCCTGGGCCGGCGCCACGGCGAGCTGGCCCATGCGCACGGATCCGGGCGGGAGCCGAGGCCTCGACGACTACTTCACGCGGGACTTCGCACGCGACATCGGTGCCGAGATCATGGGCCGCAACAAGTTCGGGCCCCAGCGCGGCCCCTGGCCGGACGATGAATGGCGCGGCTGGTGGGGCGAGGAGCCCCCGTTCCGCACGCCGGTGTTCGTCATGACGCACCACACGCGTCCGTCGTTCACACTGTCCGACACCACTTTCCACTTCGTCGACGGCGACCCTGCCACGGTCCTGGAACGGGCCCGGGAAGCGGCGCAGGGCAAGGACGTCCGACTCGGCGGCGGAGTCACCACCATCCGGCAGTTCCTTGATGCCGGTCTCGTCGACACCATGCATGTGGCGGTCTCGCCGGTGAAGCTCGGGTCCGGACTACGCCTGTGGGAGTCCCCCGATGAACTGCTCGACCGGTTCCACCTGGAGACCGTGCCCAGCTCGAGCGGCGTGACGCACCACCTGTTCTGGCGAAGGTGA
- a CDS encoding helix-turn-helix domain-containing protein, translated as MPRPPAMPPDEKVQLLLAVLSGQTTVSQAAGEADVTEQSIGNWRRQFIAAGQRDLEAGPGEVAT; from the coding sequence ATGCCTCGTCCACCGGCCATGCCGCCAGACGAGAAGGTTCAACTGCTTCTCGCCGTACTGTCTGGACAGACCACGGTGTCGCAGGCAGCCGGGGAAGCCGATGTCACAGAACAGTCCATCGGCAACTGGCGGCGCCAGTTCATCGCCGCAGGACAGCGCGACCTGGAGGCCGGGCCGGGGGAAGTCGCCACGTGA
- a CDS encoding winged helix-turn-helix domain-containing protein, with protein sequence MSGKLHEQIHHPTRLAIVAFLSGCIEAEFKAVQECCGASAATLSKLVTALESAGYVRVRKGYLGRRPRTWLSLTPDGRKALEEHLAALNALVNTSVEQGRRHGTAATPDT encoded by the coding sequence ATGTCAGGGAAGCTGCATGAGCAGATCCACCACCCCACGCGCCTGGCCATCGTCGCCTTCCTCTCCGGCTGCATAGAGGCCGAGTTCAAGGCGGTCCAGGAGTGCTGCGGTGCGTCAGCGGCTACGCTGTCAAAGCTGGTCACAGCGCTGGAAAGTGCCGGGTACGTGCGGGTGCGCAAGGGATACCTCGGCAGGCGACCACGTACGTGGCTCTCTTTGACGCCCGACGGCAGGAAGGCTCTGGAAGAGCACCTTGCCGCGTTGAACGCGCTGGTGAACACAAGTGTCGAACAGGGCCGGCGGCACGGCACGGCCGCCACGCCCGACACCTGA
- a CDS encoding GNAT family N-acetyltransferase — protein sequence MITAAVPPVVPAGHMAKQEQPVLALPSGLELRPWRVSDADTLVTAGHDPAIRQWNLLVVASPAEARKRIERMHERWQNEQSAIWAIARPDGGEAVGLIGWGDIDLTGGSAEILYWLLPAGRGRGVMVEATKRASQWAFDDLGLHRLRLCHAVANPASCRVATKAGFSVEGTMRSALLHEDGWHDQHLHALVQGDI from the coding sequence ATGATCACCGCAGCTGTACCGCCCGTTGTTCCTGCAGGCCACATGGCCAAGCAGGAACAACCCGTCCTCGCCCTCCCCAGCGGCCTGGAGCTGCGCCCCTGGCGCGTCAGCGACGCCGACACCTTGGTAACCGCCGGCCATGATCCGGCGATTCGCCAGTGGAACCTACTGGTCGTGGCCTCGCCTGCGGAAGCACGCAAGCGTATCGAGCGCATGCATGAGCGCTGGCAGAACGAGCAGAGTGCGATATGGGCCATCGCCCGTCCCGACGGTGGCGAGGCCGTGGGTCTGATCGGCTGGGGTGACATCGACCTCACCGGCGGCAGCGCCGAAATCCTGTACTGGCTCCTGCCCGCAGGCCGCGGCCGCGGCGTCATGGTCGAGGCCACGAAACGCGCCAGCCAGTGGGCGTTTGACGACCTTGGCCTGCACCGGCTTCGGCTGTGCCACGCGGTGGCCAACCCGGCATCGTGCCGAGTAGCAACGAAGGCGGGCTTCTCCGTCGAAGGCACGATGCGCAGCGCGCTGCTGCACGAAGACGGATGGCACGACCAGCATCTGCACGCCCTGGTCCAGGGCGACATCTGA
- a CDS encoding nucleotide sugar dehydrogenase — protein sequence MHICVLGQGYVGLPLALRAAEAGHTVTGFEPDRGRCEQLAAGSSYIEDIGSDRLQKALHSGQYLPTGDPAELKGFDFAVITVPTPLTDRTPDLSCVREAGRLLAQHVQPGATVVLESTTHPGTTREVLIPLLEEGSGLVAGVHFHVGFSPERIDPGNAQWRLENTPKIVAGLTEGCLEQVKALPARSVWPQPASPLPSPARSWPSAYPRLSPRGEEPATTEPCPPAPRPRRVKRSSTTEGCCTRLRSGRSGRRTRPSAHEARARLCMWATAWTA from the coding sequence ATGCACATCTGTGTGCTCGGGCAGGGCTATGTCGGCCTGCCCCTGGCATTACGAGCTGCAGAAGCCGGTCATACCGTGACCGGCTTCGAACCCGACCGCGGCCGCTGTGAGCAACTGGCCGCAGGGTCCTCCTACATCGAGGACATAGGCTCCGACCGGCTGCAGAAGGCACTGCACTCGGGCCAGTACCTTCCGACCGGCGACCCCGCGGAGCTGAAAGGGTTCGACTTCGCGGTCATCACGGTGCCTACGCCGCTGACCGACCGAACTCCCGATCTGTCGTGCGTGCGTGAGGCCGGCCGCCTCCTGGCGCAGCACGTGCAGCCTGGCGCCACGGTGGTGCTGGAATCCACGACCCATCCCGGTACCACCCGAGAGGTCCTCATCCCGCTGCTGGAGGAAGGCTCCGGCCTGGTCGCGGGTGTCCACTTCCACGTGGGCTTCAGCCCTGAGCGCATCGACCCGGGCAATGCGCAGTGGCGGCTGGAGAACACCCCGAAAATCGTCGCCGGGCTCACGGAAGGCTGCCTGGAGCAGGTCAAGGCCTTGCCGGCGCGGTCGGTCTGGCCGCAGCCAGCCTCCCCACTGCCGTCACCGGCGCGGTCGTGGCCATCGGCATACCCGCGGCTCTCACCCCGTGGCGAGGAACCGGCCACCACCGAGCCATGTCCGCCTGCACCCAGGCCGAGGAGGGTAAAACGCTCATCAACCACTGAAGGGTGTTGCACAAGGCTGCGCTCGGGCAGGTCAGGGCGGCGAACGAGGCCGTCTGCTCATGAGGCGAGGGCGAGGTTGTGCATGTGGGCGACGGCCTGGACCGCATGA
- a CDS encoding MAB_1171c family putative transporter, whose translation MRWDFAGHIASYAIPAVLGTIAFAIKLPLLRRAWQDPILRATALLLGLGVVTFASLPPRQLHRINDITGIPNFAAPWAYSLITAYCGACLWLVILWRKPPSAARRRQTRLVGIIYTTIIVGLWVTFLLGDHRVERLRDLDTYYANTPWMREHIVLYLAAHTVSTVVTAGILGAWFKEIDRAWLRRAVVCLQLAYGLGFVYDVFKICAVGARWTGRNWDWLSTYVAPPFSMAEAFLIAVGFIIGQVGPLAEDRWTMWRTHRRLEPLWRLMQTISASPAPVTGRVSGTALQLELRKAVINDGLLRLAPHLSTIRREQARSAALAAGHREADARDIAGAADVLTAIDTLQSARATTPAGLPLAESATPTSRIPDDELESVARALRLHASAVETIRRRMATTKGPA comes from the coding sequence ATGCGCTGGGACTTCGCGGGCCACATCGCCTCCTACGCCATTCCAGCTGTGCTGGGCACGATCGCCTTCGCGATCAAACTGCCTCTGCTGAGACGAGCGTGGCAGGACCCGATCCTGCGGGCCACGGCCCTGCTGCTCGGGCTCGGCGTGGTCACCTTCGCCTCGCTCCCGCCCCGCCAGCTGCACCGCATCAACGACATCACCGGCATCCCCAACTTCGCCGCGCCGTGGGCGTACTCGCTGATCACCGCCTACTGCGGCGCCTGCCTGTGGCTGGTCATCCTGTGGCGCAAGCCGCCCTCCGCGGCCCGGCGCCGCCAGACCCGCCTCGTGGGGATCATCTACACCACCATCATCGTCGGCCTGTGGGTGACCTTCCTCCTCGGCGACCACCGCGTCGAACGGCTACGTGATCTGGACACCTACTACGCCAACACGCCCTGGATGCGCGAGCACATCGTGCTGTACCTCGCCGCGCACACGGTGTCGACCGTCGTCACCGCCGGGATCCTGGGCGCCTGGTTCAAGGAGATCGACCGGGCGTGGCTGCGCCGCGCCGTGGTGTGCCTTCAGCTCGCCTACGGCCTCGGGTTCGTCTACGACGTCTTCAAGATCTGCGCCGTCGGCGCGCGCTGGACGGGCAGGAACTGGGACTGGCTCTCCACCTACGTCGCGCCGCCGTTCTCCATGGCCGAGGCGTTCCTGATCGCGGTGGGCTTCATCATCGGACAGGTCGGTCCTCTCGCCGAGGACCGGTGGACCATGTGGCGCACCCACCGCCGCCTGGAACCCCTGTGGCGGCTCATGCAGACGATCAGCGCCTCGCCGGCCCCGGTGACGGGCCGGGTCAGCGGTACGGCCCTCCAGCTGGAGCTGCGCAAGGCCGTCATCAACGACGGTCTGCTCCGACTCGCGCCGCACCTGAGCACCATCCGCCGTGAGCAGGCCAGGAGCGCGGCCTTGGCGGCCGGTCACCGCGAGGCGGACGCGCGCGACATCGCGGGCGCGGCCGACGTCCTCACGGCGATCGACACCCTCCAGTCGGCCCGCGCAACAACGCCTGCCGGCCTCCCCCTCGCCGAGTCCGCCACCCCCACCAGCCGGATCCCGGACGACGAACTGGAGTCCGTCGCCCGCGCCCTGCGACTCCACGCATCCGCCGTCGAAACGATCCGCCGCCGCATGGCCACGACGAAGGGACCGGCCTGA